The Thermacetogenium phaeum DSM 12270 genome segment ATGCCTTCGAGGCCGTCGAGTCTTTAAATGCGGATAAAAGGACGGTTGCTCTGAGAATATTCGAGACCGGCAAATTTTTTGTCTTTCAGACCGCCAATCCGGGTTTTATTGAAAAGGAACTCAGGGACAAGATATTCGAGCCGGGCTTTTCCACCAGGTCCGGCGATAGAGGATTCGGCCTTACTTCTGTCAGATCAGTGGTCGAGAAAAACAGAGGGAAAATCCTGGTGAGCAGCTTCAAGGACCGGGGGACGAAGTTCACAGTGCTTTTCCCTAAACAACAGAGGAGGTGATAGCATGCCGACCATCCACAGACTGGCGGAAAGGGCTGCAGGATACATCGCCCGCGAGTTGGGCCTCGAGAGGCAAAAAGAGAAAATGTTGACCTTCGGCCTGGAGCTGCTGCTGGGTTCGGCGCTGGAGTTTGCCCTGATCATGGCGTTGGCCTCCCTCTTCGGGATATTCCGGGAGACCCTGATCCTGGTTTTAACCGCAGGGATCCTGCGCCTGGTATCCGGGGGTGAGCACTGCCAAGCCTATTACCGCTGCCTGATCGGAGGGACGGTCTTCTTTTTACTGATGGGCTGGCTGGTAAAATGGCTGAATTACGTTATCGCCTGGCGAGGGTTTATTTTGTTAACGATAATTACTTTTATAGCGGTTCCCGGGGTCATCTGGAAGTACGCCCCCGGGGAAACGGAAAACAAGCCGCTGACAGAAAAGGAAAAAGTCAGAGGCAAGAAGCTGTCTTTCATGGTTACAGAGATTTTCGCGGGCGTGGTGATTCTGCTGGCAATTCTCAAAGACGAGCAGAAGTATGGGCTGCCAGTGCTTGCCGGTATGCTCTGCCAGGCCTTTACCCTCACCCCCTGGGGATACCGGTTCATCAGGTGGGTTGACGGCATGTTGAGTTTTAGGGATCAAGGTGGTGACAGTGGTGGGCTTGAAGGTCCTGATAGCCGATGACGACCCGGCAACCGCAGCGTACTTAAAGAAGGTCATCGAAGAGGTGCCCGGGGTCGAAGTGGTTTCCATCGCCGGGGACGGTAAGGAGACCATCAGGCAGGTGGAGATCTACCGGCCTGATGTGGTGTTTCTGGATATTGATATGCCGGGAATGAATGGAGTGGAAGCAGCCAGGGAGCTGGCGGAAATGCGGCCGGGGCTGTACTTTGTTTTCGCCACTGCCTATCCCGACTACACACTGGAGGCATTTGAACTCTATTCGTTTGATTACATATTAAAGCCCTTTGATGAAAAAAGGATCAGGAAGACGATCCGGCGCTTGAGAGATAAAGTTCGTAAAAACCAAACCCAGCATAAAGAAGTTATCTTAATCAAATCGGATAAGCACAAACTGGTGATTCACCCGGAAGAAATTCTTTTTATTGAAAGCCGCCGGCACAAAATTCTCATTAAAACAGAGAGAGGAGAACACCTTGTACCTGGCAGATTGGGCGAACTGGAACGGCAGCTCGATCCCCTGCTTTTCTTCCGGTGCCACAAGGGATATCTCGTTAATTTAGAAAAGATCAGGGAAATTATTCCTTCAGGTCAAACATATGTGATTATTCTGCACTCAGGTGACAGGGTTTTATTAAGCCGGGAGCGAGAGAAGGATTTGCTCAAGAGACTTGGAATGGAGTAGTGCCAGTACTAAAACAAAAAAACCCGCGACAAGTTATTTTGCAGATCATAACCATTAGTTCAACGGTTATTTTTGTTTAAAATCCGTTCATGCAACAAAATCATCCGGTTGTGTAGCGATATGCTCCGTTTGGGAAAACCAGGCAGGAAAACAGTTAGCAAAGTCTAAAGTGTTTTGCAATACCAATTTTCCGGGAGGTGAGAACATGTTCAAAACAGTCAAGACAAATCTCCTGCGGTTCGCATCAGCCTTGTTCCTGCTCGTAGCCGCAACGGGAGCAAGCACCACTTGCTGGTTTCACTGGTATCAGCCGAAAGTGCCGGAAAAGGGATAACCGATATTCTATTTAGGGGTTATTCAATGAACAGCCCCCGGTGAACCGGCAGATCGTTGACCATCATTCAGAAGGGGCGAATACATTCCCTTTGCAGAGCAAAGGCGCAGGCATATTTATCTTAGCCTGTTACTCCACCTTTGTAAAGAAAGGTCAAAAAGAGGAAAGGTAATTCTTCTCTAAAGAGTGGCTTCTGTAGCTGGCAAATAGCCCGGGTATTGGGGGTATTATGATGAAAAAACTATTGACCTTTGTAATAGCTGTAACCGTCATTTTCTCGCTCTATGTTATCTGGCTCAAAAGGAAAACCACTTGCTCATCCTGTGGCTTTGCCACCCTCGGTTTACCGGTTAACGAGCTTACATTGGCAATTCTCGCATTAGGTGGGTCATTGGTTATCGCCATCAGTTACTACCTTTCTCAAAAAGTGCGGGGATTTCAATACGTGAGCCTGGGCATTTCAGGCATTTCAGCCGCCGTTGCGTCTTTTCTGATGGCAGTCCAAATAAAGCGCATCATCTGTTGGCCGTGTCTCACCACAGATATTTTGTTTTATTTAATTTTTGTTTTAGTGTGCTTGGATACTTTTTACCATCTTAAAGGAAAAATAAAATTTGGAGGGATTGAAAATGATTAAGATCCTCAGGAAGTCCTGGCAACGGGTTGTCGCAGTCACACTGGCTGTGGTTGTGCTGGCAATACCAGCAATTGCCGGTGTTGCTGTTGCCATTACAACTGAGAAAGATATTGTAGCAGAAGTTTCTTTTCGTCAGGGGGTAGCAATTGATAAAGTTTTGTCAGAAGCTAGAGCTTCTGGCTTACAAGTAGTTGGTCTTTACAGCACCTATGTTATTGGCAGTCAACCTCCGTTCACCGATTTTCAAAAAGTGCAAAGCAGCGATAATACAAGTACCATAACAAAAAAATTTCTAGATAATCGTAAGACCTTAATAAATTTTCACTTGAAGTCCTGTGAGCGCGTATGCTTAACGAAAAATTATGTACTACGGAAGGAGCTGCATTGTTAGAGCAAGTGAAACGAGACCTTGCTCTAGCTGTTCAAGACCAAACAGAGGGTTCATCGGAGAAAGGTATCATGACAATAACTGGCGTTATGGTGAGAGGACCTCAACATTCAGTTTCAATGTTAACACAGAGGTTACCCGTTGAAAACATTAGATTGATACCGTTAAATGAGAAGGATGACCCGTCTTTAAAACAATCTTCAACGTCTTATGCCGTAACAGCTACGGCTGAGACCTGGGTGCCTGAGGAAGGAACCTGCTTGACTGGACAATACTCTGATACAAGAAGAACGGTTTGCCAATGGTTAAGATGGGATGACAAATCTGGCTTTACTTCAAATTCTACGTATGAACACGATTTTTTCACGTATTACTATGATGGAAAAGCATATCTTGACCCAACTGATTCATGGCCGGGTCAGTTTCCCTGGGTGGATTATTGGTCCTCAAACCTCCCAGATCCTTACCTTGATACAAGATTAGGCGATCCAGATGGAGAGAAAGCTTATACTATAGGTTCTGCTTCCGCAGTTAATATCTCAACAAATAGCTGGTATTGTAGCTCAATTATCACTTCTAATGGAAATTCGTCATCTGATACCGGAAAACTTGTCGCACAGCTAGGGCACCGTTATCCTTCGTCATGTAAAAGTGTCTGGTGCAGTTTCGGTGATGATTGGGAATTCATTGTTCCTGCATGGCAAATTTCTTTACCTGGAGAAAAAAACTGGAGGTATTAGGTTTGAAATGTTGAAAATGAACAGATTGATAATAGTTTTGCTTTTCGTGCTGATAATCGGGGCTGGAGGCTTTGCCGCCCCGTTTTTGTTCATCCAAGAAAAACTCCCAGGGCTATCATCCGAGGAGAAAGTTGTTACAGAATATGCCGTGTTACAAGTTCGCCAGTTAATTGGGGGTTCGCTTGAGCCTTTGGTGGCTTTTCGGTTTAAAGTAACAAACATAACGAGAAAACCAGGAGAGTCGTTAATATATTTGCCGCCAGATGAGACACCTGGTAGTGTCAGATTTTATAAATTAAAATGTGCATATGAAGTTACGGTTGATGCCTATACCTTTTTTGGGATCAGATACAGTCAGTTTATTGTTGATACCGGGAAAAGTTCAATTTCCAGGACAGACAAATTGTGAGGGCTCTTAAGTTGATATATTTCATGTTTTGTGCAAGGGGTAGGCGGTAGCGTAAAATTAATTGTGTAAAAAGGATCACCAATAAAAATGGCGTACCCTCTAATATAGACAAACATCTCCTAAAAATAACTAAAGGAGGGTACACCTTGAAGATTAGTCTACCAGAAGAAATGCAATCTGTCCAGATCAATGAAAAATGGGGGCAAGAAATTTTTATCGACATCCGGGGTTTTATCAAGCACGCCGTAGAACAGGCGGTAAAACAAGAGCTGACCAATTTCCTAGGTTATGAGCAATACCAAAGAGGTGAGGAAAGACGGGACAATTACCGCAACGGATATTACGAAAGGGATCTTTTGACCCGCTTTGGCCTAATTGAAGACATCCAGGTGGCCAGGGACAGAAACGGGGAATTTGAATCAAGGGTTCTTTCCCGCTATAAACGCCGGGAAGAAAAAATCGATAGACAGATTCATTGACCTCTTCATCGGCGGGATCAGCACCCGCAAGATGAAAAAGGTCACCAAAGAACTATTCGGCAAGGGTTATTCTCCCGGTACCATCTCCCGGATCAACAAACAACTCACCCAGGAGATGCGTGCCTGGCTGGAGCAGCCTATTGTTAGACGGTTTAAACCTGCCGGTAAAACGCTTCGCTGTGAGTAAAGAGTCTCTTCTCGTGGCCATCGGCATCACCGCCGACGGCTACCGGAAGATCCTGGGGGTGCAACTGGGAGATAGAGAAAGTGCTTCCTCCTGGAGGGAGTTTTTCAAGGATCTAAAAAGGCGGGGTTTAAAAGGGGAAAGCCTCGTCTTAGGGATCATGGACGGTCTGCCAGGTCTCGAGCAAGCCTTTGCTGAGGCCTTCCCGAGGGCCCGGGTGCAAAGGTGTGTCGTGCACAAATTAAGAAACGTAGCTGTAAAACTACCCCGCAAAATCCAAAAAGACTGCCTGGCCCATGCAAAGCGCATCTTTTACGCCGGTTCCTTAGAGGAAGCTGAAGAGCGCTTCCGCACCTGGAAGGAAACATGGGAAAAGGTGGCCCCTTCGGCCGTTAGTTGCCTGGAAAAGGATTTGGCGGCGGTTTTAAGCTTTTACACCCAGCCCAAGCCCTTATGGAAACTGTTACGCTCCACCAATACAATTGAACGGACTTTCAAGGAATTCCGGCGGCGTACCCGCCAAATGGACAGCCTGCCCAGCGAGGATTGCTGCTTACGTTGTATCTACGCCATATCTTGTGAGCTCAACCAGACCTGGGCAAAGAAAAGGATTGACGGATTTGTCAAGGCGAGCAAGGCTGTTGCTTAAATTACAAACATCGGATATTTGAGGTGGAGCCAGCTGCTTTCCCGTCCCTTATTCCCGGGCCGGTGGTCTCCAGGGTAGCGGTTTAGGGCGCAAGAGATGCCTTTGTTACGGATATTGGTTATTCCTTTTAATTAAGTAAAAGGGTGGTGGTTAGCAGATTTTGGCTTTAGCGGTAATTCAATGAAATCTTAAGCCACTTTTTCCAAATTATAAATATTAGAGGGACGTCATTTCATAAAATTTTTACACAAAAGTATTGACACTACCCGAATGTAGCCGAGCAGAGAATTCTAGAACTAAACCCAAGAGTGGCAAGGGAGGGGTTATAATCCGACACAAGACCATAATTTATTGTGCGCTAGTTTCTATGGTGCTAATAGGTGCATGTTTTTCATGTTTTGGTTCATTATACAACACGAAGTACAATCGTTTAAATGAGCTGTGGAGAAGCACCCTACGCAATGATTTGGACAAAGATGTCGTGAGGTTATACCTGGGACTGAACGATATTTGTGAGGAATTGAAACAAACAGGTTGGCAAGAGATTAGTCTGACAAGGCTGTATACAGTAGACGCTAAACTTGAACAATTTTTAATCTTTGCCAGGCTGGATACAATTTCAGAACTTGAGCACAATACTTCTCCCCAGGACCGCGTGCAAATCGTTACCAGAGAATTTTGGAATGCCGGTTTCTCGGAATTGCCTGCTATTTATCAGGCAATGAAGTGTTTTCGCAACTCTTATGTAAAACCCTTAATCGTGTTGATAAAAGAAGATAAACAGTTAACAGAAGAGCAGCTAGCATCCTGGATGTGGGCCAAGGAACAGGTCTGCAAAATAGCCGAAGAGACGGCTAAAATAAAGCGAGGAAGCAGTGAAGATTATCTCAAATCCGACCAGTCTCAGCTTAGTGCAGTTCGGAATGCAGTGAAAATGTCCCTTGCTTTGATTAGCCGGAAACCAGGAATTTAATAAATTGCATACTCCCTACCCAAAATACGCTCTCGAGAGCGGCATTCCCTTTCCTTGAGGCCGTGTAGGTGGCGCATCTTTTGTTTGCCGGATTGTCAGCCAGGTTGACTTTTGGGGCGACCCTCAAGCTATCGATACTTGTTGAGGTCACATGCAGGGGTAGAACCTACATGTGACCGACTCGTTTTACGGCCTTCCTGGGGGATTCCTGACGGCCTTAGCATCACCATCCTTGTTAATAGGGACTGTAACACTCCCGGTGCCCTTTGGGGCGGTTTCGTTGCCGGTGGCCGCGCCGCGCTCATGGTGGTCATATTTCACGCTTCCAGGGTCTCCTCCAGGTAGCGCTTCCTGGGGGGAGCAAAATCGTAATCCATCGATAGGATTCGCTCCTGAAAGGTAACCTGGGGGTCTTCGTCCTTTTCGACAATACGTATCCCATAACGGAGCACGCTGTACTAATAAGAGGAAAGAGGTGCCTCGTTTAAAATAAAACACGGAGATCCACGGGATAATGCACCAGTTTGTCCAGGGCGTTTTCCAGAGTAAGCTCATAATAAATGGCCTTCCTGCAGGCAGTGGGGAGAGACAGATGGCAGCCTCATCTCCCAGTTTTCCCGTTGAGGATTCCTAACGGTGACCGTTGTTACAACGGTTATTTTTTTATAGACACGGGCAAAGCCCGTTCGTGCACTATTATAACCCGTTTGTGCCGCCTTTTGACCAGTTTGGGAAGATCAGGCAGGAATAAGTCTTTCCGCGTCTAAAGGGAACTTCAGCACCGATTTCCGGCAGGTGCTGGATAATAGGACAAAGCTTGGAGAAAGGAGTTTCGTGGCAGGAAGGTAGACTTACTCTTTAATAACTGTGCTAACTATGTCTCCCAAGCCCACGCCGGGATGCGCCAAAACTTTCAAGTTAGCCGGTCTTGTACCAGGGGGAGGTGAAGTTTGCCTTGCCTTTTTCGCCCAAACCGGGAGCGAGGGCAGGAGATTGCCACCTCGATCTCTGCCCGCCGGCTGAGTTGGCGCAGTCTTACGCCCGCTGTTACTCCCTGAAGGTGCCGCCCGACCTTATAAAGCCCCGGCGGATCCTGTCAGAAACCGAGCTTGGGCCGTGCCTGAAAGCCGGCGCCTCGTTTATCGCCGTTGCCGAAGGGGTGATCACCCCCGTATGCCGTGCCGGTCTGCAGCGAGAATATATCTATATCCTCTGCGATCCGGAACTCGTAGCCCTCAAAATCTTCGCCGCTCCGGAGGTTTTGGCTGCGGCTGAAGAGGTCGGGGTTAGGCCCGGCACCGTCTTCACCGAGGAAAGCTGCGGGACGAACGCCCTGGCCCTGGCGCGGGAGCACCAGCGCCTTGTTGCCATACGCGGCGAGCAGCACTACTGCCAGCTCTTCAAGGACTGGTGGTGCGTCGCCAGCCCGGTGAAGGACCCAAACGGCAAAATCTCAGGCTACCTCGACATATCAATGCACGCCGAGAAGGAACTGGGCCTGGCCGCGGCGCTTTTGCAAACGCTGGTGGCCTTGATAGAGCGGGAGCTTTTGCTAGTGGAGCTGACGCAGCGCCAGCAAACTGATTCCATCGCGTTAGCACCACTCCGTATCCCGCCGGAGGCGGCCGCAAAGCTCACACCACGGGAACGGGAGGTTTTAAAGCTGATACTTGAGTGGCTGGACGACGTAGAGATTGCCAAAAGGCTTTACTTGAGCATCGGGACGGCCAGGACCCACCGTCGAAACATCTACCAAAAGCTCGGCGTGAGCAACCTACGCGAATTGCTCGCCAAACTCAGCCGCTGATCAAAGGCGAATAAAAAATACCATTTTTGTGGTATTTACGCCGGAGCGCGGCCAGGTTATGCTGTGGTAAAAGGTGGCAGCAGGAAGTTTTGAGTCAGTGGAGGTGATGGATGATAAGGCTGAGCTTTGAGGTGGTTCTCTTCACGGCGGAAGGTTAATGGAAAAATTTTTTAAGGAGGTATCCATGCTATGGCGAGACTTGGTGCCCGGTGGCGGGCGGTCTTGGTGGCGGTGCTGGCTGTAGCGCTGCTGGCGGTGCCTGCTACAGTGGGTTATGCAAATGTATCGCAGGCGGAAAAGTCATTTTTCAAAACTCTCGTCCGAATTCCTGTTTCCGAGGAGGGAATCGGTTATACGGATGCTCTGGGAAGAGGATATCCTGAAGGCCCCAACGCCTTTGAAGTACAGGGAAGCAATATATATGTTCTCGACAACGCGCACCATCGGGTACTTAAATACAACAAAGATACTGGGCAGTTCGTGGAGAAAATATCTTTTCCCGAGGAGTTTTGGGCATATAGCCTCGCGGTCGATGCAGCTGGGAAAATATACTTATTAGATGTAAGTGCAGAAGCGGTAATTGTGCTGGTCGACGGAAAGGTTATTGTAAATCGATTGGGAAATGTTGAAATTGAACCCGTGGCTGGTTTCGGGGTTACCGAGCAAGGAGAGGTATATGTGGTTCGTTCTGGCCCGGACGCAATGGAAACGCTGGTACTAAGGCCTGATCCTTCTGGTGACTTAACAGTCATTACCAGTAACAGAGGAACGATGGCACCAGATGGTACATTGTGGCAAGTCGAGCGTTTATGTGGGTCTGCAAAGGAAACTGGAGTTTCTGTTTCTATGCTCAACCTCAATAAAATGTTTAAGTTTCCCGACTGGCTCGCCGATTCAATGAGCGCGTTTAATTGTTTAGGAAAAGCAGGAACCACATGGTTTTTCAGAATTACGACGGACGAGACTGATCTTATCGTTGGGCTAAATGACCAAACGGGAAATGTAGAGCAACTTGTGACCTTTTCGCCAGTAAGATACGCCTACCCTAACAAAGATGTGACCATCGACGCAGACGGCAACGTCTATCTCTTAGATCCCTCTGCAGATGGGATTTCCGTAGTCATGGTTGCTTCCTGGTCTTCCCTGAAGGAAATTCCACGCCTGTTGCAAGAAAAGCAGGTAACTCCTGCTATTCGTGAGGAAGAAACAAAAGGTGTTACTCCAACGAGCATAAGCAGGTCCCAAATAATGTCGACGGCAAGTGCTTATCATGCTAAGCAGTGGTACTGCAACCGGTACAACTACGAAGGGACCTACGCGGAGAAACCTTGGCAAAGACCAAGATATATCAACCAGGGATATAACAGATACTACCAGTTTGTTCCCTACTGTTGGGGAGGGTTTAGCTCCTTAAGTGGCTTCGACAGTGAGCTCAGCAGTAACTGGGCAGCAGGGAATATCGATACAACGGGCAATTATAAGCAAAAGACGGCAGGAGTTGATTGCTCTGGATATGTGAGCAGGTGCTGGGGACTTTCTTCAAAACGGAACACTTACGGATTGATGAGTTCAGATATTTCCGTTCGGCTAAACAATTTTGCGGAACTCAAGCAGGGTGACATTCTTTGCAACGCAGATCATGTAATGATCTTCCATTACCGGGATGCCAACGGGAACTATGTGTTGTACGAGAGCACTAAACTCAACGCCTACGACCGAGTAGCGCACACTGCACGTTCTAAATCTTCGGTTGAGAGTTCTTACGGTCCATACCGTTACAAATATTTGCTTGATCCCTAGATTACGTGTAAGATTGCTTGCGTCGTCTGTGAGGGGGGAAGGAGGAACAGGGGCTCCTCTTCCTCGTATTTTATGCCCTGGGAAAGGAAGGGATAATGAAATGGCAAGAAGAATAATATCCATCTTATTCTTGGCCCTTGCTCCCTCTTTTGTCATAGTGATGCTCGGGGATCTCACCGGCTGCAACGGCACTTTAGGTGCTTTGAAAGAAGCAAACGATTACTCGCCGTTGCTTGGCTACGTATCGGTTACTCAGGAGCAAGACAAGGAAGTCTGGACCGGGCGGCTGCGCGACAGCCGGGGCAGAGAAGTAATGCTATTTAAGTTCACACCCTCCGGAGGAGAGGCAAAGCAAGAGTACCTCCTTTTCCCGCGGCGGTTTTTCGCCTGGGCGGGAAAACATGTGGCCTATTGCGGGGCTGAACAGCAGGAAGTCATCCTTGTCGATTACCAGACGCAGAAAGAGGTTTTCCGCAGGCGGCTTCCAGAGCGCGTTACTTACCTCAGTGCTCACCCTGAGGAGGAGGAATTTCTCGTTGCCACCAAAAAGGCGCTTTACCTGGTGCAGCCGGCGGAGGAAAGCAGCGCGCCTCGTTCCTCTGAAAAAGCACCTGCATTTATTTTGCGCCGTCTCAAAGACGGGGTGTTTCACTGGCCCGCCCTCTCCCCGGATGGACGGCAGGTAGCTTCCGGGAAAAAGGATGAGAAAGGCGAAGGGACAGCACTCGTCGTGCTTGACCTCTCGAGTGGGCGCGAAAAGGAAATGCTCCCGCCTTTCACCAATCCGGCTGCGCCAGACGTGGCTTACCGGATCATCACCTCCGTCGCCTGGACTCCCGACGGCAAAAAGATCGTGGTGGGGACGACCAGCCCGGCCGACCCCCGTGTGGAATGGCTTGTCACCCTCGACCCTGAAACCGGCCAGAAGCGGGATCTTATGAGCACTACCCAACTGTACACTTCCCCCGGATGCTTTACGCCGGACGGGAAGCACTTTCTCTTTTCTCAGGGCAAGCCGGATTATCGTGAGTTCCTGGGGGAAGGAAGTCAGTACAAGGGTCCGGATGTGCCCGACCCATTCCGGGCTAAGCTAGTCCTTCTGGAACTGAAAACCGGGCGGCTCACACATCTCCGGCACATTCCACCCGACTTAAACTCCTACTGGCCGCTGTGCGACCGGGAGGGGAAAATCTATTTCCTCGATAAAGACCCTAATCTCGTGTTTTCTTCACCACACCAGTCTGCTGCAAGTGTAAGCATTTATCAAGTGCCGCTACAAGGGGGACAACCGGAACGCCTGCTTGGGGTTAAAGGCCTGGTGAGTTATGCGGTGATTCGTTGAATGGTACCGCACTTGGCCTCCTCCACCCGCTGCCGTTCCTTGGGGTGCGGCCTGCGCTGTTTCCGTAGACACAGGCAAAGCCCGTTCGTGCACTATTATAACCCGTTTGTGCCGCCTTTTGACCCGTTTGGGAAGATCAGGCAGGAATAAGTCTTTCCGCGTCTAAAGGGATCTTCAGCGCCGATTTCCAGGGGGTGAGAGGCGTGTTTAAACCGCTTACGAGAAATCTTCCGCGATTCGCTTATGGGGAAGGGTGGCTCTCCTACTTCAAGCCCAGCCAATTTTACACCGTAATAATGGACACAACTAGAAAGTGTACCGTATGTTTACCAAATGTGTACTAAAATTGTTTTAATTGGCATAATTAATCCTTGACAGCTGCCGTTCACAATTCTCACTGGAAACTAAATTACTCACTAAGGGAGGGGAGGGAAATGGAGTAAGAGAACAGCATCTTCCCGACAACTGTATGAACCCTTAAGAAAATTGAAATTGAAAGGAGAGTGAAAAAATGAAAAAATTCCTTA includes the following:
- a CDS encoding LytR/AlgR family response regulator transcription factor, with protein sequence MGLKVLIADDDPATAAYLKKVIEEVPGVEVVSIAGDGKETIRQVEIYRPDVVFLDIDMPGMNGVEAARELAEMRPGLYFVFATAYPDYTLEAFELYSFDYILKPFDEKRIRKTIRRLRDKVRKNQTQHKEVILIKSDKHKLVIHPEEILFIESRRHKILIKTERGEHLVPGRLGELERQLDPLLFFRCHKGYLVNLEKIREIIPSGQTYVIILHSGDRVLLSREREKDLLKRLGME
- a CDS encoding LuxR family transcriptional regulator, which gives rise to MKFALPFSPKPGARAGDCHLDLCPPAELAQSYARCYSLKVPPDLIKPRRILSETELGPCLKAGASFIAVAEGVITPVCRAGLQREYIYILCDPELVALKIFAAPEVLAAAEEVGVRPGTVFTEESCGTNALALAREHQRLVAIRGEQHYCQLFKDWWCVASPVKDPNGKISGYLDISMHAEKELGLAAALLQTLVALIERELLLVELTQRQQTDSIALAPLRIPPEAAAKLTPREREVLKLILEWLDDVEIAKRLYLSIGTARTHRRNIYQKLGVSNLRELLAKLSR
- a CDS encoding cyclic lactone autoinducer peptide, encoding MFKTVKTNLLRFASALFLLVAATGASTTCWFHWYQPKVPEKG
- a CDS encoding transposase yields the protein MKISLPEEMQSVQINEKWGQEIFIDIRGFIKHAVEQAVKQELTNFLGYEQYQRGEERRDNYRNGYYERDLLTRFGLIEDIQVARDRNGEFESRVLSRYKRREEKIDRQIH
- a CDS encoding accessory gene regulator ArgB-like protein, with the translated sequence MPTIHRLAERAAGYIARELGLERQKEKMLTFGLELLLGSALEFALIMALASLFGIFRETLILVLTAGILRLVSGGEHCQAYYRCLIGGTVFFLLMGWLVKWLNYVIAWRGFILLTIITFIAVPGVIWKYAPGETENKPLTEKEKVRGKKLSFMVTEIFAGVVILLAILKDEQKYGLPVLAGMLCQAFTLTPWGYRFIRWVDGMLSFRDQGGDSGGLEGPDSR
- a CDS encoding NHL repeat-containing protein, with amino-acid sequence MARLGARWRAVLVAVLAVALLAVPATVGYANVSQAEKSFFKTLVRIPVSEEGIGYTDALGRGYPEGPNAFEVQGSNIYVLDNAHHRVLKYNKDTGQFVEKISFPEEFWAYSLAVDAAGKIYLLDVSAEAVIVLVDGKVIVNRLGNVEIEPVAGFGVTEQGEVYVVRSGPDAMETLVLRPDPSGDLTVITSNRGTMAPDGTLWQVERLCGSAKETGVSVSMLNLNKMFKFPDWLADSMSAFNCLGKAGTTWFFRITTDETDLIVGLNDQTGNVEQLVTFSPVRYAYPNKDVTIDADGNVYLLDPSADGISVVMVASWSSLKEIPRLLQEKQVTPAIREEETKGVTPTSISRSQIMSTASAYHAKQWYCNRYNYEGTYAEKPWQRPRYINQGYNRYYQFVPYCWGGFSSLSGFDSELSSNWAAGNIDTTGNYKQKTAGVDCSGYVSRCWGLSSKRNTYGLMSSDISVRLNNFAELKQGDILCNADHVMIFHYRDANGNYVLYESTKLNAYDRVAHTARSKSSVESSYGPYRYKYLLDP